A window from Drosophila subobscura isolate 14011-0131.10 chromosome O, UCBerk_Dsub_1.0, whole genome shotgun sequence encodes these proteins:
- the LOC117897307 gene encoding glycine receptor subunit alpha-4 — protein MVAQIFLLVICFICLKQYAKGEFQQSLAITDILPEDIKRYDKMRPPKKEGQPTIVYFHVTVMGLDSIDENSMTYVADVFFAQTWKDHRLRLPENMTQEYRLLEVDWLKNMWRPDSFFKNAKSVTFQTMTIPNHYMWLYKDKTILYMVKLTLKLSCIMNFAIYPHDTQECKLQMESLSHTTDDLIFQWDPTTPLVVDENIELPQVALIRNETADCTQVYSTGNFTCLEVVFTLKRRLVYYVFNTYIPTCMIVIMSWVSFWIKPEAAPARVTLGVTSLLTLSTQHAKSQSSLPPVSYLKAVDAFMSVCTVFVFMALMEYCLINIVLSDTPIPKPIAYPPKPVAGEGGAKKDPESGGGGASGNAAGSKPTMLPLADEKMEKIEKIFDEMTKNKRIVTTTRRVVRPPLDADGPWIPRQESRIILTPGVAPAPPPPPPPVEPELPKPKLTPAQERLKRAIYIDRTSRVLFPALFASLNGIYWCVFYEYL, from the exons ATGGTGGCACAAATATTCCTGCTGGTAATTTGCTTCATCTGCCTCAAACAGTATGCCAAAGGGGAATTTCA ACAAAGTTTAGCCATCACAGACATTCTCCCAGAGGACATTAAACGCTATGACAAGATGCGACCACCCAAGAAGGAGGGACAGCCCACGATAGTTTATTTCCATGTGACTGTCATGGGTCTCGACTCTATCGATGAGAACTCGATGACGTATGTGGCGGATGTATTCTTTGCCCAAACCTGGAAGGATCATCGCCTGCGTCTGCCCGAGAACATGACCCAAGAGTATCGGCTGCTGGAAGTCGATTGGCTCAAGAACATGTGGCGTCCGGATTCCTTCTTCAAGAATGCCAAGTCGGTCACGTTCCAGACCATGACCATACCCAATCACTACATGTGGCTGTACAAGGACAAGACGATCCTCTACATGGTCAAGCTGACCCTCAAGCTGTCGTGCATCATGAACTTTGCCATCTATCCGCACGACACACAGGAATGCAAGCTGCAAATGGAGAGCT TATCCCACACCACAGATGATTTGATCTTCCAATGGGATCCCACGACACCTCTCGTGGTGGATGAGAACATAGAGCTGCCCCAAGTGGCTCTCATACGCAACGAGACAGCGGACTGCACGCAGGTCTATTCTACGGGCAACTTCACCTGCCTAGAGGTGGTCTTCACGCTGAAGCGACGTCTCGTTTACTATGTTTTCAACACCTACATACCCACCTGCATGATTGTGATCATGTCGTGGGTGTCCTTCTGGATTAAGCCAGAGGCTGCCCCGGCCAGGGTTACTCTGGGTGTCACCTCCCTCCTCACACTCTCCACGCAGCACGCCAAGTCGCAGTCCTCGCTGCCGCCCGTCTCCTACCTCAAGGCCGTGGATGCCTTCATGTCCGTGTGCACGGTGTTCGTTTTCATGGCCCTCATGGAGTACTGCCTGATCAATATTGTGCTGAGTGACACGCCTATACCCAAGCCCATTGCCTATCCGCCCAAGCCAGTGGCAGGGGAGGGCGGGGCCAAAAAGGATCCCGAATCGGGTGGGGGCGGAGCTTCCGGTAATGCTGCGGGCAGTAAGCCCACAATGCTGCCTCTGGCCGATGAAAAAATggagaaaattgaaaagatCTTCGATGAGATGACCAAAAATAAGAGG ATTGTGACCACCACACGACGCGTGGTACGACCGCCGCTGGATGCCGATGGTCCCTGGATACCACGCCAGGAGTCGCGCATCATACTCACGCCTGGCGTTGCTCCagcgccaccaccgccgccgccgccagtggAGCCGGAActgcccaagcccaagctgACGCCTGCCCAGGAGCGTCTCAAGCGGGCGATCTACATTGATCGGACATCGAGGGTGCTCTTCCCGGCGCTCTTTGCCAGCCTCAATGGCATCTATTGGTGTGTGTTCTACGAGTATCTGTAA
- the LOC117898665 gene encoding LOW QUALITY PROTEIN: serine proteinase stubble (The sequence of the model RefSeq protein was modified relative to this genomic sequence to represent the inferred CDS: deleted 1 base in 1 codon): MLIVFLLLILFAGFFLAYVHAQEYDDEEQPLHLTNDASFFQPQLHDKRLGRQLREDLGQSLSSASSGSGSGSSSQSASTYEDDDQDEDDVEGSSEYYDSDEEQQGSSDSSGNDSLPRLLSQSTFNRISETLGAINHVGHMLVDMTRGGQEGAKTESEGSDDKSSTTTTTEATPTAATGSSTATLVPSVTSAPLGRSEPLPGISGKLLDRPITLSANSLLPAGKPANLSAIQQVATKRIGVDSAPMFVENKELKQKKKKKKNKNKQKLKPKPSEEQLQGTQQIQQKIKIPTTPRTTTTSPGTSTSSTRITPVTLRPLDQLALASNDEESGTGKDAENYCKTPSGRAGRCEDLSSCPALLLNLSSLRESLCFKSLFVPGVCCPLSSVGTSESSALQSTTQRPLKLTAKPTSSSTTKRTTVRPVTARPSTRPTSGLVLIPQKKPATTTTTTTTEVPLEPEGLDEIGNNIVDPDECGQQEYSTGRIVGGVEAPNGQWPWMAAIFLHGPKRTEFWCGGSLIGTKYILTAAHCTRDSRQKPFAARQFTVRLGDIDLSTDAEPSDPVTFAVKEVRTHERFSRIGFYNDIAILVLDKPVRKSKYVIPVCLPKGIRMPPKERLPGRRATVVGWGTTYYGGKESTSQRQAELPIWRNEDCDRSYFQPINENFLCAGYSDGGVDACQGDSGGPLMMRYDSHWVQLGVVSFGNKCGEPGYPGVYTRVTEYLEWIRDHTRD, translated from the exons ATGCTCATAGTTTTCCTGCTTCTGA TCCTCTTTGCTGGCTTTTTCTTGGCGTACGTCCACGCCCAAGAGTacgacgacgaggagcagccgctgcaTCTCACAAACGACG CGTCTTTCTTTCAGCCCCAACTCCATGACAAGCGACTGGGCCGCCAGCTGCGTGAGGATCTCGGTCAGAGTCTAAGCTCCgcgagcagtggcagcggcagtggcagcagcagtcagtcTGCGTCCACGTACGAGGACGATGATCAGGATGAGGACGATGTGGAGGGCTCCAGCGAGTACTACGACAGcgatgaggagcagcagggcagcagcgacagcagtgGCAACGACTCGCTGCCACGATTGCTCTCCCAGTCGACATTCAATCGGATATCGGAGACCCTCGGGGCCATCAATCATGTGGGACACATGTTGGTGGACATGACCAGGGGGGGACAGGAAGGCGCGAAGACTGAGAGTGAGGGAAGCGATGATAAGAGCAgcacaaccaccaccacagaagcgacaccaacagcagccactggcagcagcaccgcgACGCTCGTTCCCTCCGTGACATCCGCCCCTCTGGGCAGATCGGAGCCCCTGCCCGGCATCTCTggcaagctgctggacagaCCAATTACACTCTCGGCCAATAGTTTGCTGCCAGCGGGTAAGCCAGCGAATCTGAGTGCCATTCAGCAGGTGGCAACC AAGAGGATTGGCGTCGACTCCGCCCCCATGTTCGTGGAGAACaaggagctgaagcagaagaagaaaaagaagaagaacaagaacaaacagaagctgaagccgaagcccagcgaggagcagctgcagggcacACAACAGATTCAACAGAAGATCAAAATACCAACGACACCACGCACCACCACGACGAGCCCAGGGacaagcaccagcagcactaGGATTACCCCAGTGACCCTACGACCTCTCGATCAATTGGCTTTGGCCAGCAATGACGAGGAGTCCGGCACTGGCAAGGATGCGGAGAATTACTGCAAGACTCCAAGTGGCCGTGCGGGACGCTGCGAGGATCTCAGCAGCTGCCCAGCGCTGCTCCTGAATCTGAGCAGCCTGCGCGAGTCCCTGTGCTTCAAGAGTCTCTTTGTGCCCGGCGTGTGCTGTCCTTTGTCTTCGGTTGGCACTTCGGAGAGCTCCGCCCTGCAGAGCACCACTCAGAGGCCGCTCAAACTGACTGCCAAACCCACttccagcagcaccacaaaacGCACCACCGTGCGGCCAGTGACAGCCAGACCCTCGACACGCCCCACCTCTGGCCTGGTGCTCATACCCCAAAAGAAACCAGCCACCACGACGACAACCACAACGACAGAAGTGCCGCTGGAGCCCGAGGGTCTGGATGAGATTGGCAACAATATTGTGGATCCGGATGAGTGCGGACAGCAGGAGTACTCCACGGGTCGCATTGTCGGTGGAGTCGAGGCACCCAATGGCCAGTGGCCCTGGATGGCGGCCATCTTTCTGCACGGCCCCAAGCGCACAGAGTTCTGGTGCGGTGGCTCCCTGATTGGCACCAAGTACATCCTGACAGCGGCTCATTGCACACGGGATTCCAGGCAGAAACC CTTTGCGGCACGACAGTTTACGGTGCGTTTGGGCGACATAGATCTGTCCACAGATGCGGAGCCCTCGGATCCGGTGACATTTGCTGTCAAGGAGGTTAGGACACATGAACG cttcTCTCGCATTGGTTTCTACAATGACATTGCCATTCTGGTGCTGGACAAACCCGTGCGAAAGTCCAAATATGTGATACCCGTCTGCTTGCCCAAAGGCATTCGAATGCCGCCAAAGGAGCGCCTGCCGGGCCGCAGGGCCACTGTGGTGGGCTGGGGCACCACCTACTACGGTGGCAAGGAGTCAaccagccagcggcaggcagagCTTCCCATCTGGCGGAATGAGGACTGCGATCGCAGCTACTTCCAGCCTATCAACGAGAACTTCCTGTGTGCTGGCTACTCCGATGGCGGCGTGGATGCGTGTCAG GGTGACTCTGGCGGTCCTTTGATGATGCGTTACGACTCCCATTGGGTGCAGCTGGGAGTTGTGTCCTTTGGCAACAAATGCGGAGAGCCAGGATATCCTG GTGTGTACACACGTGTCACCGAGTACCTGGAATGGATACGGGATCACACGCGTGACTGA